In Candidatus Hydrogenedentota bacterium, a single window of DNA contains:
- a CDS encoding ABC transporter ATP-binding protein yields MSTIIHAQGVSKWFGEVMALNDLNLEITTGVTGLLGANGAGKSTFIKLALGLYRPSRGSVTVFGQPPKNNLAVLRRIGYCPETDTFYDNMTGYEYVYWLSRYWGMSAKNAQKAAEQACERVRMTDRMDDPIEEYSKGMRQRIKIAQALATDPDLLFLDEPMAGLDPQGREEMFALIRELGDNGYSVVVSSHILYEVERVTDNVVLLFQGSLMAHGKVREIRSLIDKHPHTIHVDCTAPRLLAARFVDDPAVLHLDFEGERLVIKTKDPNGCYERLNNAALSPEIGVVRIQCADDSLQAVFEYLVK; encoded by the coding sequence GTGAGTACCATCATCCACGCGCAAGGCGTCTCCAAATGGTTCGGCGAGGTGATGGCCCTCAACGATCTCAACCTCGAAATCACCACGGGCGTCACCGGCCTCCTCGGGGCCAACGGCGCGGGCAAGAGCACCTTTATCAAACTCGCCCTCGGACTGTATCGCCCCTCCCGCGGCAGCGTGACCGTCTTTGGCCAGCCTCCGAAAAATAATCTCGCGGTCCTGCGGCGCATCGGCTATTGCCCGGAGACCGACACCTTCTACGACAACATGACGGGCTACGAATACGTCTACTGGCTCAGCCGCTACTGGGGCATGAGCGCGAAGAACGCCCAGAAAGCCGCCGAACAGGCCTGCGAACGGGTACGCATGACCGATCGAATGGACGATCCCATCGAGGAATACAGCAAGGGCATGCGCCAGCGCATCAAGATTGCCCAGGCGCTGGCGACCGATCCCGACCTCCTCTTTCTGGACGAGCCCATGGCGGGCCTCGACCCCCAGGGGCGCGAGGAGATGTTCGCCCTCATCCGGGAACTGGGTGACAACGGCTACTCCGTGGTCGTCTCCAGCCATATCCTCTATGAAGTCGAGCGCGTGACCGACAATGTGGTCCTTCTCTTTCAGGGCAGCCTCATGGCCCATGGAAAGGTGCGGGAGATTCGCTCCCTCATCGACAAGCATCCCCACACTATTCACGTGGACTGCACCGCGCCGCGCCTCCTGGCCGCGCGCTTTGTCGATGACCCGGCCGTGCTTCACCTCGATTTCGAGGGCGAACGCCTGGTCATCAAGACCAAAGATCCCAACGGGTGCTATGAACGCCTGAACAATGCCGCCCTCTCGCCCGAAATCGGGGTTGTCCGCATTCAATGCGCCGACGACAGCCTCCAGGCCGTTTTCGAATATCTGGTGAAATGA